Part of the Dasania marina DSM 21967 genome, AGTTCATCATGGTAAACATGGCCATGAGGCCGCGATTTTTCTCGCCGACTAAATAGCCGGTAGCGCCATCAAAGTTCATTACGCAGGTGGGGGAGGCTTTAATGCCCATTTTGTGTTCTATAGAGCCACAGCTAAGGCTATTGGCTGTGCCATCATCTAAAATTTTAGGGACTAAAAACAGCGAGATGCCCTTGGGACCAGCGGGGGCGTCAGGTAGCTTGGCCAGTACTAAATGAATGATATTGCCGCTGAGGTCATGCTCGCCGCAAGTAATAAAAATCTTGGTGCCGCTAATGGCGTAGCTGTCATCACCAAGTGGTTCTGCTTTGCTGCGAATTATACCTAAGTCTGAGCCGGCGTGCGGTTCGGTTAAGCACATGGAGCCGGACCATTCACCGCTATACATTTTAGCGAGGTATTTTTGTTTCAGTTCATCGCTGCCGTGTTCGTCTAAAGCGAAGCAGGCACCGGCGGTGAGCATGGGTAATAGCGAAAAGGCTAAGTCGGCGGAGGCAAACATTTCTTCGCAGTGTACGGTTAGTGCTTTGGGCATGCCCATAGCGCCAAATTCTGGGTTGCCGGTTAGGCCGCCCCAGCCACCTTCACTCACCGCTTGGTAAGCTGCTTTGTGGCTCTCGGTGGTGATGACTTTTCCCTCGGAGTATGTGCAGCCCTGTTCGTCGGATTCGCGGCTACCGGGCGCTATCATTTCACGGCTGAGCTTGGCGCATTCGGCTAGCATGGCGGCGGCGGTGTCAGCATCGACGCGCTCGGCTAGTATAGGATTGTCGGCCCATTGTTGAGGTAAGTTGAAAACCTCGTTAAGCAAAAAGGCAATATCGTCGATAGGAGGATTAAATTCTGACATGATGCTCACTTCCAATAGTAGTGTGGTTAGCTAAGTATTGTGTATTAGAGCTGGGCTTACTTGGCGGCTTTTCCCAGTTTTCATGGCTTTTCGGCTCTATATTGCCTTTAACGCAGTCTAAAGTCGCCGAATATGCTGTATTGACTATAGTGTAGGATGACGAAAACGTGCTTCATCGTGAATAACAATAAACAAAGTATTAAGGTGTAAGCCGTATGCGTAAAACCCTAAAACACGTGCTGTTAAGCGTGCTCGCCGTGCTGTTGCTGTTATTGTTGGCAATAAAGCTGTGGCTGGGGGCGGAATTTACCACCACCGCCAAAATCTTACTCAACACTATTAGCGGTTACAGCATAGCCAGCCCCAGCCAGCAGCAAATAGATCAGCGCTTTAAGGTGCCGCCCGGATTTAGGGCGACGGTTTATGCTAGTGACTTAGGCAAGGCGCGGATGCTGGCCATGAGTACGGCAGGTGACTTGCTGGTTAGCCAACCGCGCTTGGGTAGCGTGACCTTATTGCGGCGCGATAGTAACCATGATGGTCTACCCGATGGCCGCAGTGTGCTATTACAAGGTTTAACTCGCCCTCACGGCTTACAGTTACTGAACGGCTGGCTGTATGTGGCGGAGTCACAGCAAATAGGCCGCATAGCGTTTGATGAACGCTTGGGCGAGGTGCAGGGTCAATATCAAGTGCTGATTACTGGCCTCAGTGACAGCGGTAATCACTGGACCAAATCCCTGCGCGCCGGTGCCGATGGCTGGATATATGTGAGCTCCGGTTCCAGTTGTAATGTGTGTGTAGAAGACGATAAGCAGCGCGCCGCGATTAGTCGCTTCAACAGTAATGATGACCATCCTAAGTTAGCGTTATTTGCCAGCGGCCTGCGCAATAGCGTGGGCATGGATTGGTCACCTTGGCAGCAGGCCTTATACGCCACCGACAATGGCCGTGATTTGTTGGGTGATGATTATCCACCCTGTGAGCTAAACCGGATAGAGCAGGGCGGTTTTTACGGCTGGCCCTATATTAATGGTTTTGCCGATTTAGACCCAGATTTTGGCGCGGGCCAGCAGCATTTGTTAGCTACGGCTATATCACCGGTACACGGTTTTCGCGCCCATAACGCGCCTTTGGGGATGCGCTTTATTGATGGCCGCGACTGGCCAGCGCAGTATCACAAAACTGCTTTGGTGGCTTTACATGGATCTTGGAATCGCTCCACCCGCGATGGCTATAAGGTGGTGTCGTTACACTGGCAGCCCAATGGTAAGTTGTTAGAGCGGGATTTCATGACGGGTTTTCTAGCCTCGGATAGCGCACAACCACAGGGTGAATCGGTCATAGGGCGGCCAGTGGATATAGCTCAGGGCAGCGATGGCGCGGTGTATATTTCGGATGATTACTCAGGCACGATTTTTAAAGTGACCTATAGCGAAGAGGATGCAGTGGCCAGCAGCAATAGAGTTGCAGCTAAGCCCGTAGCCAGCAGCAACCCCGTCACTGTGGAATTGCAGCAGCAGGGTGCTACGGTATTTAAGCATTACGATTGCGGCAGTTGTCACGACCCGCGCCATGCCCGAGCCAATCGCCCAGTCAGGCCGCTAAAGGATTTGGCTAGCCGCTATAACAGTGCAAGCTTACAGGAGTTCTTTCTCAGCCCGACACCGCCTATGCCTCTCTACCCGCTAAGCGAACAGCAGCGGCAGGCCTTGGCGGCTTATCTGCTGAATAATCCTTAGGCGCTAGTTGCGAGCTGTGCGCATATAGGCTGGCGGTAACAGCTAGTTAAATGGTCATTAACCATGCCGGTGGCCTGCATAAAGGCATACATAATGGTGGGGCCTACAAAGTTAAAGCCGCGCTTTTTTAAGTCTTTACTCAGTTGCTCAGATACAGTGGTTGCCGCAGGCAAGTCTGTTACGCTGGTATAGCTGTTTTGTAAGGGTTGATGATTAACATAGCTCCATAAGAAATGATTCAAGGAACCAAATTCATTTTGTATGGCCATAACAGCCTTAGCATTATTGCGCACAGAATAAACTTTTAAGCGGTTGCGTATAATAGCGGGGTTGGTTAACAGCTTATCGAGTTTTTTATCGCTGTAGCCGGCGACTTTTTTGATATTGAAATCATCAAACAGTTGCTTATAGGCATCGCGTTTACGCAGTACGGTAATCCAGGCTAAACCTGCTTGGGCACCTTCCAGCGATAAAAACTCAAACAGGCTTTGATCATCGTGCAGGGGTACACCCCACTCATGATCATGATAATGTTGATACAATTCATCGCCGTGACACCAGTCGCAGCGAGATAAACTTTTATTTGTCATAACGAGTATCTTATAGTGGCTACACTGTAAGCACTTTAACGGAAAGCATAGGCTAAGAAAATATAAGACTAAGCAAATATAAGGCTAAGCAAACAAAACACTATGATCACCAGTAACAGCAAAGCAATAAAATGGGCACTGCCTGTCATCATTATCATCAGTGCCTATGTGTTGGTACAAGTCATGATAGCGGCAAAAGCTACGCCGGCTAAAAAACCAGCAAAAGCCAGTGCCGCCTTGGTGGAAGTAGCTACGGTTAATTTACAAGCGCTAAGCTTGGTTGTTAACTCTCAGGGCACGGTTAAACCCCAGCAACAAATCAATGTGCTCAGTGAAGTGGCCGGCACAGTGCTATCGGTGTCGCCACAGCTGGTCAATGGTGGCCGGGTGACTAAGGGCGATGTGTTACTGAAGATAGACCCCCTCAATTATGAAGTGGCTGTTGCTGAGGCGGCAGCCAATTTAGCGCAGACTGAGCTCAACCTCGCCGATGAGCAGGCCGAATATAAACGCGGCGCAGCCTATGGCATACAAAACAAGGTGGCTAGTAGCTCTTTGCGCAGCCGTAAGGTGGCGGTAGTTGAGGCTGAGCACAAAGCCAGCCAAGAGCGCCTGCGCTTAGCCCAGCAACAGTTAAGTAAAACCAATATTACCGCGCCCTTTGATGCCTTGATCAGCAGCAAAGCAGTAGATGTTGGTCAGTATGTAGCGGTGGGAAATAATTTGATGACGCTGTTAGGTACTGCGCTAGCCGAGATTCAATTACCCATTAGTTATAGCGAGCTGGCTTATTTGCCACAGCAGTTACCTGCGCCGGTAACCTTGCAGGCGCATCAGCAGCAATGGCAGGCGCAGTTACTGCGTGTGGATGGGCTAGTGGATGAGCAAACTCGAGTCGTCAATGTAGTCGCGCAAGTGCAGCAGCCTTATGCGTTGCAACCGCAGGCCTTAAGCATGGGCGTGTTTGTGCAGGCGCGTATACAGGGTAGGCAGCTTGAGCAGGCACTGAGGATCCCACTGTCAGCGATACATGGTGATGAAGTTTATGTGGTGGAAGAGGGGCGCTTGCAGCTACGCAAAGTGCATATTTATCGCCGTGAAAAACAACATGCAGTGATAGACAGCGGCTTAAACAACGGTGATCAAGTGGTGATGACCAAGCTCGATTTAATGATTGCGGGTATGGCAGTGAACACTAAGCTTAATCAAGCCTTACTGGCTGCACCGGTCGAGCCTGTAGAGGGCGCTAATTAATGTTGCACGAGCGCGGTGTTATCGCTTGGATGGCGCGCAATTCTGTTGCCGCTAATTTGTTGATGTGGATAGTGATAGCTGCGGGTGTTAATGCATTATTTACTATTACCAAAGAGGTGTTTCCCAGCTTTCCTTCGGAAGTGCTGACCATTACCGTGCCTTATCCGGGGTCCTCACCAGAGGAAGTGGAGCAGGGCATACTGATAAAAATCGAAGAACAAATTCAAGATTTAGTCGGTATAGACGAAATTATTTCTCGCGCTAGCGAAGGCAGCGGCGTGGTAACGGTGACGGTAGAGCCGGGTACCGATATCGCCACCTTTATGAACAAGGTGAAGCTGCGCATAGACGGTATTTCCTCCTTCCCTATAGATGCCGAGCCGGCAATTATAGAGGAGCGCCTACAGCGCACCCGCGCGATCAACCTCACCTTATACGGTGAGTTAAGTGAACATGAATTAAAAAAACTGGCCGATAAAATACGTGATGATTTATTAGCGGTAGAGGGTATTACCCAAATTGATATGGTGGGCAGCCGCGATTACGAGATCAGCATAGAAATATCTGATGCGGCCTTGCAACAATATGGCTTGAGTTTTGATCAAGTCGTCACCGCTATACGTAATCAATCGAAAGATTTACCCGGCGGTAAATTGCGCACCGATAATGCTGCGATTACCTTGCGCTCTATAGGCCAGGCCTATACTGCCGATGAGTTTTCGGTGCTTACGCTCATTAATCGCCCCGATGGCACGCGTATTACGCTAGGGGATGTGGCGCAGGTTAGAGACGGTTTTGAAGACCAGCCAGTACTCAGCGAATTAAACCAAGTGCATGGTATTAGCTTGCAAATAGACCGGGTAGGCGAGCAGGATGTGCTGGCCATTAGTGAGCAGGTTAAACGCTATGTGGCTGAACAGTCGCAATTACTACCTGCGGGGGTAGGCATTAGCTATTGGCAAGACCGCACCGAAATACTCAAAAGCCGTATTAATTTAATGTTGAGTTCAGCCTTTCAGGGCATGGTGTTGGTGTTGATCTCACTGGCCTTGTTGTTAGAACTGTCTTTAGCTATTTGGGTGGTGGTGGGCTTGCCCTTTTGCGTGCTGGGCACCATTTTTGTAATGGACTTAGCCTACGTTAATTTATCTATTAATATTGTTTCGTTGTTTGGCTTTATCTTGGTGCTGGGGATTTTGGTGGACGATGCCATTGTCACCGCTGAAAGTGCCTATACCCAGTTAGAGGAGGAAAACGAGGGGGTGGATAGCATTATCCGCGGCGTGAAGCGGGTGGCGGTGCCGACTACTTTTGGGGTGTTAACCACTATTTTTGCCTTTATGCCGTTGGTATTGGCCACCGAAGGCATCGCCCGTTTTTTTAGTGTGATGGCGCCGGTTATTATTGTTGCGCTGCTATTTTCTTTGTTAGAAACAAAATTAATTTTGCCTGCGCATTTACGTCATATCAAAATTCGTCGCAGCCATAAAGAGGGTGCAGATAAGGAGGCAGCTAAAGGCGCGATGGCGGTTTTTCGGCGGGCCCAGCATTATTGCAGCGGCAAGATGCAATCGTTTGCTGAGCAGCGCTATCAGCCGGCTTTAGAGTGGGCCTTGCGCTATCGCTATATAACCTTGGCTTTTTTTGTCGCGATATTAATACTGGCTTTGGGTTTGGTGCAATCGGGCATAGTACGGCAGGTTTTTTTCCCCTCGGTACCTTCCGACAGCATGTCAGTGACGATGACCCTGCCGCAGGGCAGCTCTTATAAATTAACCCACGACTACGCGTACCGTATAGAAAAGGCCGCCATGGCTTTGAATCAACATTACCACCAGATTAGTGGTAGTGATGTGGATGTGGTGAGGCAAATTTATACCTTGTCTGAGAGTGATACCCAAGCGGAGATTAGAGTAGAGCTGATTAATAGTACCGAGCGCAGTATTACCTCGGTGGAGATAGCCCGCTGGTGGCGCGAGAAAATTGGCGAGTTGCCGGGCATTAAATCTTTTACCATTGATGCCAATGCTGGCCATGCCGGCATTCCTATTGATATAGAGCTACAAAGTGCCGACTTAGAGCAACTGCGCCTAGCGTCGGAAGATATACGCAAGCAGTTGCTATTGTTTGATGGTGTGTTTGATGTGCGCGACACCTTTGATGCCGGCGGCCCAGAGATAGATGTGCAAGTCACCCCTGAAGGTGAGGCACTGGGCTTAGGCCAAGCTGAGTTGGCCAGACAAGTGCGGCAGGCTTTTTTTGGGGCTGAGGTGCAAAGAATACAGCGCGGCCGCCACGAGGTTAGAGTGTATGTGCGTTTTCCCGAGGACGAGCGCAATAGCTTAGAGACCCTGAGGCAGATGTGGGTGCAGTTGCCCGATGGTCGCAAAGTCCCCTTCGAGGTCGTGGGGCGTGCAATAGAGCGCAGCGGTGTTAGTGCCATCAATCGTATAGACCGACGCCGGGTGGTAAATGTACAAGCCGACGTCGACAAACTGAAAGTGTCGCCCGGTGATGTTATCGCTACCATTAACAGCGATATACTGCCCGAGGTGTTGCAGCGTTTCCCGGCGGTAAAATACCGTTTTACCGGTGAGGAAGAAGCCCGGGCTGAAAATATCGCCAGCTTAAGTACTGGTGTCTTGGTGATGCTAATGATTATTTATGCGGCGTTGGCTATACCGTTGCGTTCCTATGGCCTACCGCTCATTATTATGTCGGTAATCCCTTTTGGTGTAGTGGGGGCGATACTAGGGCACTTGCTGCTGGGGCAGGATGTCAGCATTATCTCTATAGTCGGTATTATCGCGCTTAGCGGCATAGTGGTGAACGATAGCCTAGTGCTGGTAGATTATATTAACCACCGCTATCGTAGTGGCAGTAGCTGGCATGAGGCGATAAAAGAGGCCGGCAAGCGCCGTTTTAGGGCGGTGATATTAACCTCGGTAACGACTTTTGCGGGCTTACTGCCGATACAATTGGAGCGTTCGATACAGGCACAGTTTTTAAAACCTATGGCGGTATCGGTAGCCTTTGGTGTGTTATTTGCTACCGTGGTTACTTTGATTTTAGTGCCCGTACTTTGCTATATCGCAGAGGATGTAAAGTTGTGGTTTAGGCGCTGCACGGGTAAATATAGCAAGCCGCTCAGTGAGTAGCAGGCTTAAATTTTTTGATTAATCGGTAATAAAACTAAGGATGACTATGTTAAAAAAAATACTATCTATGGCAGTGCTAATGGCTGCGGTAGGGCAGGCTGCAGCGCAAACGGCTTCACCGGCAGGGGCGATGGCGTATATTATTAGTCCCGTTGATGGTGCTGTGGTTAGTTCGCCGCTTACCGTTACCTTTGGCTTAAAAGGTATGGGGGTTGCTCCAGCGGGTACCGATAGGGCGAATACCGGGCACCACCATTTATTGGTTGATGCCAAGGGTCTGCCCGCGGTTGGCCAGCCTATGGGGGCAGATGTGATACATTTTGGTGGCGGCCAAACCGAAACCAGCTTGGCGTTAGCACCGGGCAAGCATACCCTGCAGCTTATTATGGGCGATATGGGGCATGTACCTCACCATCCGGTAGTGGTATCAAAAGTAGTAACGATTACAGTGAAGTAGGGCGGCTAAGAGCGGCGCTTAAACCATAGGTTTAGCGCCGTGGTGAGCGTGGTTAATGGTGCTGGTGGGCTTCTAGTTCTTGCAATAAGTTTTTTAGTGTTGCCAGTTCTTGCTCTTTATCTAGGCTAACTGCTCTGGTTTTTGCCACCAGCATATCGAGCTCTTCGGTGGTGATATGGTGGTGGGCTGCCTTATCTAAAATATCCTCTATTATGGTTTTCCTATTCATACCTACCTCTGTTACGGCTACTTCTGTCGATGGGCCACCGCGTTTACCCGGCAGCTAATTAATCTGCAGGGAAAACACTGGCCATAGCTATAGAGTAATGGAAATACACCGTTATATTAGAACAATGGGCTATTAAGGGAGCTTGCTTAAGCCTTATGTGGTGTTGACTGTGAGGTTTAGCCGGCGGCTTGGTCGTAGCGCTCGCTGAGGGTGTCGTAAAATTGATCGCGCACCGTGCTGAGTTCTTTTTTAAAGGCAGTGGTTTGCTCGCTGCTGTGATATCGACCGGGGTAAAATTGTTTTCTAAACTGCGCCATTTTACCGGTGTATAGCTTCATGGATTTTTGTAGGCGCTTTTCTCCAAGCAACAGCAGCTTGGCATCGGCGACAGAGACTTGTTCAAAGACGTCTACAAATTGACCGCTAAGCTCATCCAGCTCTTTTTGCTGTTTCAGCGACATGCGATCAGCCTTGGGGCCTATTTCATTAATAAGCGAGGCATATTTCGAATAGGTGTGAGTGACCTTGCCCAGATGCTCGGCCACTTCTTCCAGCAGCGTAGTGCGGCGCTGGGATTTGTGCTCACTGACTAGGCGTAGCTTTTCTTTCACTGAAAAGTGAACGCTGAAGCCACCAAATAGCGCCCCCAGTACAAGCATGGCAACGGTTTCTATAATTTCCATAATTATTAATTCGTTATTGTGATTATGATAAATGCCAGCGCTGGGGGCTCTTTAATAGCCTACCCACCGCTGAGTTTCACCTGATAGCCTTTGTCGGTTAACAGGGTTTTTATTAGTTCTCTTTGGTCGCCTTGAATTTCTACCACACCATCTTTAACCGCACCGCCGGTGCTGCAGCGCTGCTTAAGCTCTTTGGCCAAGATTTTTAGCTCCTTAGCGTTAAGGGGCAGGCCAGTAATTAGTGTCACGCCTTTACCTTTACGGCCTTTAGTCTCCCGCTGTATGCGTACTATGCCGTCACCTAGCGGGGTGCTATTTTTTAGCAGCTGACAACAGCATTGTTTAATGGGCTGTTGGCATTCGGGACAGATCTTACCGGCTTCAGTGGAGAATACCACACGCGTCATATTGAATTCCTGTTGGTTTATTGTTGCAGAAGATTATAATGGCGCCAGTGGCGATCCGGAACCCCTGGCGTTGTCATCCTTAAACAATAATGCATAAGGTCTATACTGTGACAGAGTCTACAAGTGATAACGAGGTACGTGAGCAATTGTATGAACTACAGTCGCAATTGGCATTTCAAGAGGATACTATTCATACGCTTAATCAGATTGTGACCGAGCAGCAGCAACAATTAGCGCGGCTTAATGAGATGATCAACCAAGTAAAATCGCAACTGGAGTCCTCTGCAGATAATCAAGCCGGCCCAGCCTCGCTAGAGCGGCCCCCGCATTATTGATTTTATTGATAATTCGGGTTGAACAGCGCACAGTCTGAGCTAAGCTTAGTCTTACTGTAGTCGCTTGACAGGCTAAATAACATTACAATAAGTACATAACAGCAAGTGCCACACAAAATTAATAATAGGGCGCTGTATATGGAGTTTTATGTCAGCTATAGCATTCAATGAAGATATCCGTGATGGCATACAAGAGGTAGCCAATATTGCTGTGGGTATGGCCGCCAAGAATATTGCCAAAAGTTTCTCTGCCTTTGTTGAGCTACCCATACCACAAGTACACCTGATTGAAGCCGTCGATATCCAAATGGCTTTGGGGGCGGTATTTAGTGGTGAGTCAGTTACCGCTGTAACACAGCCCTTTTATGCCAGTAATATTAGCGGCGAGGCTTTGTTACTATTTTCTGATACCAATATGGAAGCCTTATCAGCTCTTATGGGCTATGAGCCCGGCTATCAGCATAATGAGGTTGAGCTGGTGCTTGAAATGGCCTCGTTACTTAACGGCTCCTGTGTTACCGGGTTTTGTTCGCAGTTGGATATCAGCGTGTTACTTAAACACCCTGAGGTTTATGGTCGTAATACGTCACTGGCCAGCGTTTTACAGCAGCAAAACTTCCCTTGGAAACAGACTCTGGCTATAGAGCTTAACTACAGTTTCGAAGGCTATGATATTAGCTGCGACTTAATACTTTTGTTTCATGAAGATTCGCTGCCTAGTCTTTATGAAAGCGTACAATTTTTGATTGATTAAGAGCCCTCTTTCCTTATGGATACTTCAACCTTCCAAGAATTACACTGGCTATTGGATATCATCCAAAGTGCTGACATAGGCATAGTGGTTGTTGATAAAGATCTCAATATAGAAATCTTTAACCGCTTTATGCAGGTACATAGCAATATTGTGGCTGAAAAAACCATAGGGCAAAAAATCATTGAGGTTTTCCCTTATTTAAATGATGAGTGGTTTACCCGTAGGGTTAATTCCGTTTTTGAGCTGGGTATACCGGTATACACCACTTTCCAGCAGCGCGATAATTTATTTGATTTCCGCCTGCGCTTGCCTATACATCATGCCAATAGCCAGATGTATCAAAACACTACCTTTGTGCCTTTGCGTTCGTCTACTGATGTAGTGGAGAAAGTGGCCATTATTGTCTACGACGAAACCGCCATGGCTATTAGCCAGGGTAAGTTACATGAAGCTAAAGATGAGTTGTTAATACTTAGCCGCACCGATGCATTAACCACACTGAATAACCGCGGTTATTGGGAGGAGCGTTTAAAAGAAGAGTTTAAACGTAATAAGCGTTCTACTGAGCCTGTGTCCTTGGTTATTTTTGATATAGATCACTTTAAGCGAATTAACGATACCTATGGCCATTCTGTTGGTGATGATGCCATACGCTATATTGCCGAGGCATTACTCTATGAGACTAGGGAGGTGGATATTAGCGGTCGTTATGGTGGTGAGGAGTTTACCGTTATCTTGCCTAACACCGATATTGAGGGGGCAACAATCTTTTGTGAGCGCTTTCGCGAGCGAGTGGCGGCTAATGTGGTAAAAAGTGGTGGCCACGAGGTGAGTTTTACTATTAGTTTAGGGGTGTGTTTGTTAGGGGAGAGTATAGACAGCGCCCACAGCTGGCTGGTCAATGCCGATGCGGCCCTCTATGAAGCCAAAGAAAGCGGTAGAAATAAAACGGTTATCTACAAGCCTGCTGTAGCTGTTTAATCGATAATCAATCAAAAAAAATCCCGCAAAGGCGGGATTTTTTTTGATTGAAGCTAAGCGTTTAATTGATAGACGCTTAGTTTTTAGAGAGCGGCTCTACATCGTCAGCTTGTGGGCCTTTATCACCTTCAGATACTCTAAAGGATACGGTTTGGCCTTCATGTAAAATGCGGCGGCCCTTACCTTTGATGGAACGAAAGTGCACAAAAACATCATCGCCATTTTGGCGCGTGACAAAGCCATAGCCCTTGCTGACATTAAACCATTTTACCGTGCCTTCCTCTTTTGGTACTGAGGAAAACTCTATGCCGTCAAACAATGGGTTAACAAAGCTGGCAATAGCAAATAGTGCAAATAGTGTCCAGAACTCGCTGGCATTAAAGCTAAAGCTGTCCAGGTTACCTAGTTCGGCCAAATCAAAAATAACAGTCGCTAAAAAGGCCAATAAGGCGCTGAATACAAGTCGTAATAGTGGGATCATGATCGTCTTCTTATATAAATGGTCGTTAAAAAATAATTAATAGCCGCTCTTTAAAGAGAGCGATAGTAGGCTATTAAACGCGTTCGCGGCCAGTTTAACACGAGCTGAATTGAATAGGTATGCGCTAAGGGCGGCAATTAAAGATAATAAAATCAATGGCTAAGTGCATTAGCTATTGGCGTAAGCCCTACGGGCTTGCTAAGCTCAAACAAACTTAATACAGGTAAAATAATTGACTAACGGCGCTGTGATGGATGGCGCCGTACCGGCATAAATGAATAGGCAGGGAATGATTCAGTTTTTTGGTGCTACCGATAAAGGTAACCGCAAGCATAATGAAGATTGCTTTGCGGCAGATAATGAACTGGGCTTGGGCTTAGTGGCTGATGGCATGGGCGGCTATGCCTGTGGTGAGGTGGCCAGCGCCTTGGTGCGGGAAACCCTGGTGGATGCTTTAATACATCAGCAAGGCTTATCAGAGGCGATAGTGCGAGCCCACTACCTGATACGCAGTGAGTGCATTGAAGACCCTACTAAAAACGGCATGGGCTCTACTGTGGTGGCGGCAAAGTCACAGGGTAATGGCTATGAAATTGCTTGGGTAGGGGATAGCCGTGCGTATATATGGGACGGCGAGCTAAAGCAAATTACCCGTGATCATTCTTATGTGGAGTCTTTACTAGCGGCAGGCAGCATAAGCAGCGCAGAGGCTAAAGTGCATCCCAATCGTAATCTAATTACTCAGGCTGTGGGCGTTGCCGGCGAGGAGGGTTTAGAGGTTAGTGTGGTTAATGGCCAGCTGGCGGCGGGGCAGATGTTAGTGCTGTGCAGTGACGGCTTGGTTGACGAAGTCTCTGATGTGGAGATTGCCACCTTGCTCAATGAGAGCGATGACGGTCAGACTTTAGTGGATGTGTTGATACAGGCCGCGGTGGCGGCAGGTGGTCGCGACAATATCAGTGTTGTTATCGCCCAGGCCGATGCTATGTTGGCAGAGCATGACGATGATGCGATAGAGCCCTTTGTGGTGTGTACTACGCGTTTAGATGGTGTAACTCAGCGCCACCCTTTACCCGACGAGTTGGTGGCAAATAACTATAAGGGTATAGCGATAACTACTGATAGCGAAGAGCCCGAATATAGGGATAATGGCGCAGGCTTGAGGATCAATTATTTCCTCTTAGCGATAGGCGCAGCCGTATTGTTATGCGCAATCTTGCTATGGAAAGGCGTTTAAACGTAGTACTCCTTAATTCCTTACTGTACAGGGTTAATATGAAGCTCCCGAATTTCTCTATCAAGCAAAGCTTGATTTTTATTGCCGTAATCACCCTATTGGGTCTTAGCATCATAGCG contains:
- a CDS encoding efflux RND transporter permease subunit, with the protein product MLHERGVIAWMARNSVAANLLMWIVIAAGVNALFTITKEVFPSFPSEVLTITVPYPGSSPEEVEQGILIKIEEQIQDLVGIDEIISRASEGSGVVTVTVEPGTDIATFMNKVKLRIDGISSFPIDAEPAIIEERLQRTRAINLTLYGELSEHELKKLADKIRDDLLAVEGITQIDMVGSRDYEISIEISDAALQQYGLSFDQVVTAIRNQSKDLPGGKLRTDNAAITLRSIGQAYTADEFSVLTLINRPDGTRITLGDVAQVRDGFEDQPVLSELNQVHGISLQIDRVGEQDVLAISEQVKRYVAEQSQLLPAGVGISYWQDRTEILKSRINLMLSSAFQGMVLVLISLALLLELSLAIWVVVGLPFCVLGTIFVMDLAYVNLSINIVSLFGFILVLGILVDDAIVTAESAYTQLEEENEGVDSIIRGVKRVAVPTTFGVLTTIFAFMPLVLATEGIARFFSVMAPVIIVALLFSLLETKLILPAHLRHIKIRRSHKEGADKEAAKGAMAVFRRAQHYCSGKMQSFAEQRYQPALEWALRYRYITLAFFVAILILALGLVQSGIVRQVFFPSVPSDSMSVTMTLPQGSSYKLTHDYAYRIEKAAMALNQHYHQISGSDVDVVRQIYTLSESDTQAEIRVELINSTERSITSVEIARWWREKIGELPGIKSFTIDANAGHAGIPIDIELQSADLEQLRLASEDIRKQLLLFDGVFDVRDTFDAGGPEIDVQVTPEGEALGLGQAELARQVRQAFFGAEVQRIQRGRHEVRVYVRFPEDERNSLETLRQMWVQLPDGRKVPFEVVGRAIERSGVSAINRIDRRRVVNVQADVDKLKVSPGDVIATINSDILPEVLQRFPAVKYRFTGEEEARAENIASLSTGVLVMLMIIYAALAIPLRSYGLPLIIMSVIPFGVVGAILGHLLLGQDVSIISIVGIIALSGIVVNDSLVLVDYINHRYRSGSSWHEAIKEAGKRRFRAVILTSVTTFAGLLPIQLERSIQAQFLKPMAVSVAFGVLFATVVTLILVPVLCYIAEDVKLWFRRCTGKYSKPLSE
- a CDS encoding DUF4399 domain-containing protein, translating into MLKKILSMAVLMAAVGQAAAQTASPAGAMAYIISPVDGAVVSSPLTVTFGLKGMGVAPAGTDRANTGHHHLLVDAKGLPAVGQPMGADVIHFGGGQTETSLALAPGKHTLQLIMGDMGHVPHHPVVVSKVVTITVK
- a CDS encoding translation initiation factor Sui1; amino-acid sequence: MTRVVFSTEAGKICPECQQPIKQCCCQLLKNSTPLGDGIVRIQRETKGRKGKGVTLITGLPLNAKELKILAKELKQRCSTGGAVKDGVVEIQGDQRELIKTLLTDKGYQVKLSGG
- a CDS encoding SlyX family protein — protein: MTESTSDNEVREQLYELQSQLAFQEDTIHTLNQIVTEQQQQLARLNEMINQVKSQLESSADNQAGPASLERPPHY
- a CDS encoding GGDEF domain-containing protein, with protein sequence MDTSTFQELHWLLDIIQSADIGIVVVDKDLNIEIFNRFMQVHSNIVAEKTIGQKIIEVFPYLNDEWFTRRVNSVFELGIPVYTTFQQRDNLFDFRLRLPIHHANSQMYQNTTFVPLRSSTDVVEKVAIIVYDETAMAISQGKLHEAKDELLILSRTDALTTLNNRGYWEERLKEEFKRNKRSTEPVSLVIFDIDHFKRINDTYGHSVGDDAIRYIAEALLYETREVDISGRYGGEEFTVILPNTDIEGATIFCERFRERVAANVVKSGGHEVSFTISLGVCLLGESIDSAHSWLVNADAALYEAKESGRNKTVIYKPAVAV
- a CDS encoding cold-shock protein gives rise to the protein MEFSSVPKEEGTVKWFNVSKGYGFVTRQNGDDVFVHFRSIKGKGRRILHEGQTVSFRVSEGDKGPQADDVEPLSKN
- a CDS encoding PP2C family protein-serine/threonine phosphatase, whose protein sequence is MIQFFGATDKGNRKHNEDCFAADNELGLGLVADGMGGYACGEVASALVRETLVDALIHQQGLSEAIVRAHYLIRSECIEDPTKNGMGSTVVAAKSQGNGYEIAWVGDSRAYIWDGELKQITRDHSYVESLLAAGSISSAEAKVHPNRNLITQAVGVAGEEGLEVSVVNGQLAAGQMLVLCSDGLVDEVSDVEIATLLNESDDGQTLVDVLIQAAVAAGGRDNISVVIAQADAMLAEHDDDAIEPFVVCTTRLDGVTQRHPLPDELVANNYKGIAITTDSEEPEYRDNGAGLRINYFLLAIGAAVLLCAILLWKGV